In Scatophagus argus isolate fScaArg1 chromosome 3, fScaArg1.pri, whole genome shotgun sequence, one genomic interval encodes:
- the znf740a gene encoding gastrula zinc finger protein XlCGF57.1 isoform X10, which translates to MSHLPSSSVRDHMKWAGLLGCEAVLSSMALMQASSMAAPPKKMMAPLGHAPPQREGPDRGPQSHMILPSGMSCPPLLIRKEGEFQAPRLLDEKEMRANEDMQQKKKNRKSVTPCKGTGDENGPSSKVQKNFICDHCYGAFRSGYHLKRHILIHTGVKPYACSMCDMRFFQRYHLERHRLTHTGVKPYACSMCDMRFFQRYHLARHSLTHTGVKPYACSMCDMRFFQRYHLARHSLTHTGVKPYACSMCDMRFFQRYHLARHTLTHTGVKPYACSMCDMRFFQRYHLARHSLTHTGVKPYACTMCDMRFIQRYQLERHSLTHTGVKPYACTMCDKRFFQRYHLARHSLTHMGVKPYACTMCDMKFFQRYHLARHSLTHTGVKPYACTMCDKRFFQRYHLARHSLTHMGVKPFACTVCDMRFVQRYHLARHSLTHTGVKPYACTMCDKRFFQRYHLARHSLTHMGVKPFACTMCDMKFVQRYHLARHSLTHTGVKPYACSMCDMRFIQRNHLERHSLTHTGEKPFACDMCDMRFIQRYHLERHKRVHSGEKPYQCERCQQNFSRTDRLLRHRRLCQGRSVAKVENQPCCEPRPYPQEPPPAPPTWSPLHPPPGRLAV; encoded by the exons ATGTCACATCTGCCCAGCAGCTCAGTCCGCGACCATATGAAATGG gCGGGGCTGCTTGGCTGTGAAGCTGTCCTCTCCAGTATGGCCCTAATGCAAGCCAGCTCCATGGCTGCTCCGCCCAAAAAAATGATGGCTCCACTTGGTCATGCACCACCGCAGCGAGAGGGACCTGACCGTGGTCCCCAGAGCCACATGATCCTCCCATCTGGAATGAGCTGTCCACCCCTG CTTATTCGGAAGGAAGGTGAATTCCAAGCTCCCCGCCTGCTGGACGAGAAGGAGATGAGGGCCAACGAGGacatgcagcagaaaaaaaagaacaggaaatCAGTAACGCCCTGTAAA GGCACAGGAGATGAGAATGGTCCATCATCCAAAGTGcagaaaaactttatttgtgATCACTGTTACGGAGCATTTAGGAGTGGATACCACCTGAAGAGACATATCCTCATTCATACAG gggtgAAGCCGTACGCTTGTTCCATGTGTGACATGAGGTTTTTCCAGCGTTACCACCTGGAGAGACACAGACTCACTCATACGG GGGTGAAGCCGTACGCTTGCTCCATGTGTGACATGAGGTTCTTCCAACGTTACCATCTGGCAAGACACAGCCTCACTCATACTG GGGTGAAGCCATACGCTTGCTCCATGTGTGACATGAGATTTTTCCAACGCTACCACTTGGCAAGACACAGCCTCACTCACACGG gggtGAAGCCATATGCTTGCTCCATGTGTGACATGAGATTTTTCCAGAGATACCACCTGGCAAGACACACTCTCACCCATACGG GGGTGAAGCCATACGCTTGCTCCATGTGTGACATGAGATTCTTCCAGCGTTACCATTTGGCAAGACACAGCCTCACTCATACTG GGGTGAAGCCGTATGCTTGTACCATGTGTGACATGAGGTTTATACAGCGTTACCAGCTGGAGAGACACAGTCTCACTCATACAG GGGTGAAGCCGTACGCTTGCACCATGTGTGACAAGAGGTTTTTTCAGCGCTACCACCTGGCGAGACACAGCCTCACTCATATGG GTGTGAAACCTTATGCTTGCACCATGTGTGACATGAAGTTTTTTCAGCGTTACCACCTGGCGAGACACAGCCTCACTCATACGG GTGTGAAACCTTATGCTTGCACCATGTGTGACAAGAGGTTTTTTCAGCGCTACCACCTGGCGAGACACAGCCTCACTCATATGG GTGTGAAACCTTTTGCTTGTACCGTGTGTGACATGAGGTTTGTTCAGCGTTACCACCTGGCGAGACACAGCCTCACTCATACGG GTGTGAAACCTTATGCTTGCACCATGTGTGACAAGAGGTTTTTTCAGCGCTACCACCTGGCGAGACACAGCCTCACTCATATGG GTGTGAAACCTTTTGCTTGTACCATGTGTGACATGAAGTTTGTTCAGCGTTACCACCTGGCGAGACACAGCCTCACTCATACGG gggtgAAGCCGTATGCTTGTTCCATGTGTGACATGAGGTTTATTCAGCGTAACCACCTGGAGAGACACAGCCTCACTCATACGG GAGAGAAGCCATTTGCTTGTGACATGTGTGATATGAGGTTTATCCAGCGCTACCACCTTGAGAGACACAAGCGTGTCCATAGTGGGGAGAAGCCTTACCAGTGTGAACGGTGCCAGCAG aaCTTTTCACGGACAGACAGGCTGTTGCGGCATCGGCGGTTGTGCCAGGGTCGCAGCGTAGCCAAAGTGGAGAACCAGCCGTGCTGCGAACCGCGCCCGTACCCCCAAGAACCCCCACCTGCACCCCCGACCTGGAGTCCCCTGCATCCCCCCCCGGGCCGACTGGCGGTCTGA
- the znf740a gene encoding gastrula zinc finger protein XlCGF57.1 isoform X8, translating to MSHLPSSSVRDHMKWAGLLGCEAVLSSMALMQASSMAAPPKKMMAPLGHAPPQREGPDRGPQSHMILPSGMSCPPLLIRKEGEFQAPRLLDEKEMRANEDMQQKKKNRKSVTPCKVREQEGRGGKGTGDENGPSSKVQKNFICDHCYGAFRSGYHLKRHILIHTGEKPYACAVCDMRFIQRYHLERHSLIHTGVKPYACSMCDMRFFQRYHLERHRLTHTGVKPYACSMCDMRFFQRYHLARHSLTHTGVKPYACSMCDMRFFQRYHLARHSLTHTGVKPYACSMCDMRFFQRYHLARHSLTHTGVKPYACTMCDMRFIQRYQLERHSLTHTGVKPYACTMCDKRFFQRYHLARHSLTHMGVKPYACTMCDMKFFQRYHLARHSLTHTGVKPYACTMCDKRFFQRYHLARHSLTHMGVKPFACTVCDMRFVQRYHLARHSLTHTGVKPYACTMCDKRFFQRYHLARHSLTHMGVKPFACTMCDMKFVQRYHLARHSLTHTGVKPYACSMCDMRFIQRNHLERHSLTHTGEKPFACDMCDMRFIQRYHLERHKRVHSGEKPYQCERCQQNFSRTDRLLRHRRLCQGRSVAKVENQPCCEPRPYPQEPPPAPPTWSPLHPPPGRLAV from the exons ATGTCACATCTGCCCAGCAGCTCAGTCCGCGACCATATGAAATGG gCGGGGCTGCTTGGCTGTGAAGCTGTCCTCTCCAGTATGGCCCTAATGCAAGCCAGCTCCATGGCTGCTCCGCCCAAAAAAATGATGGCTCCACTTGGTCATGCACCACCGCAGCGAGAGGGACCTGACCGTGGTCCCCAGAGCCACATGATCCTCCCATCTGGAATGAGCTGTCCACCCCTG CTTATTCGGAAGGAAGGTGAATTCCAAGCTCCCCGCCTGCTGGACGAGAAGGAGATGAGGGCCAACGAGGacatgcagcagaaaaaaaagaacaggaaatCAGTAACGCCCTGTAAAGTGAGAGAACAAGAGGGAAGGGGTGGGAAG GGCACAGGAGATGAGAATGGTCCATCATCCAAAGTGcagaaaaactttatttgtgATCACTGTTACGGAGCATTTAGGAGTGGATACCACCTGAAGAGACATATCCTCATTCATACAG GGGAGAAGCCGTATGCTTGTGCCGTATGTGACATGAGGTTTATTCAGCGTTACCACCTGGAGAGACACAGCCTCATTCACACGG gggtgAAGCCGTACGCTTGTTCCATGTGTGACATGAGGTTTTTCCAGCGTTACCACCTGGAGAGACACAGACTCACTCATACGG GGGTGAAGCCGTACGCTTGCTCCATGTGTGACATGAGGTTCTTCCAACGTTACCATCTGGCAAGACACAGCCTCACTCATACTG GGGTGAAGCCATACGCTTGCTCCATGTGTGACATGAGATTTTTCCAACGCTACCACTTGGCAAGACACAGCCTCACTCACACGG GGGTGAAGCCATACGCTTGCTCCATGTGTGACATGAGATTCTTCCAGCGTTACCATTTGGCAAGACACAGCCTCACTCATACTG GGGTGAAGCCGTATGCTTGTACCATGTGTGACATGAGGTTTATACAGCGTTACCAGCTGGAGAGACACAGTCTCACTCATACAG GGGTGAAGCCGTACGCTTGCACCATGTGTGACAAGAGGTTTTTTCAGCGCTACCACCTGGCGAGACACAGCCTCACTCATATGG GTGTGAAACCTTATGCTTGCACCATGTGTGACATGAAGTTTTTTCAGCGTTACCACCTGGCGAGACACAGCCTCACTCATACGG GTGTGAAACCTTATGCTTGCACCATGTGTGACAAGAGGTTTTTTCAGCGCTACCACCTGGCGAGACACAGCCTCACTCATATGG GTGTGAAACCTTTTGCTTGTACCGTGTGTGACATGAGGTTTGTTCAGCGTTACCACCTGGCGAGACACAGCCTCACTCATACGG GTGTGAAACCTTATGCTTGCACCATGTGTGACAAGAGGTTTTTTCAGCGCTACCACCTGGCGAGACACAGCCTCACTCATATGG GTGTGAAACCTTTTGCTTGTACCATGTGTGACATGAAGTTTGTTCAGCGTTACCACCTGGCGAGACACAGCCTCACTCATACGG gggtgAAGCCGTATGCTTGTTCCATGTGTGACATGAGGTTTATTCAGCGTAACCACCTGGAGAGACACAGCCTCACTCATACGG GAGAGAAGCCATTTGCTTGTGACATGTGTGATATGAGGTTTATCCAGCGCTACCACCTTGAGAGACACAAGCGTGTCCATAGTGGGGAGAAGCCTTACCAGTGTGAACGGTGCCAGCAG aaCTTTTCACGGACAGACAGGCTGTTGCGGCATCGGCGGTTGTGCCAGGGTCGCAGCGTAGCCAAAGTGGAGAACCAGCCGTGCTGCGAACCGCGCCCGTACCCCCAAGAACCCCCACCTGCACCCCCGACCTGGAGTCCCCTGCATCCCCCCCCGGGCCGACTGGCGGTCTGA
- the znf740a gene encoding gastrula zinc finger protein XlCGF57.1 isoform X16 → MSHLPSSSVRDHMKWAGLLGCEAVLSSMALMQASSMAAPPKKMMAPLGHAPPQREGPDRGPQSHMILPSGMSCPPLLIRKEGEFQAPRLLDEKEMRANEDMQQKKKNRKSVTPCKVREQEGRGGKGTGDENGPSSKVQKNFICDHCYGAFRSGYHLKRHILIHTGEKPYACAVCDMRFIQRYHLERHSLIHTGVKPYACSMCDMRFFQRYHLERHRLTHTGVKPYACSMCDMRFFQRYHLARHSLTHTGVKPYACSMCDMRFFQRYHLARHSLTHTGVKPYACTMCDMRFIQRYQLERHSLTHTGVKPYACTMCDKRFFQRYHLARHSLTHMGVKPYACTMCDMKFFQRYHLARHSLTHTGVKPYACTMCDKRFFQRYHLARHSLTHMGVKPFACTVCDMRFVQRYHLARHSLTHTGVKPYACTMCDKRFFQRYHLARHSLTHMGVKPFACTMCDMKFVQRYHLARHSLTHTGVKPYACSMCDMRFIQRNHLERHSLTHTGEKPFACDMCDMRFIQRYHLERHKRVHSGEKPYQCERCQQNFSRTDRLLRHRRLCQGRSVAKVENQPCCEPRPYPQEPPPAPPTWSPLHPPPGRLAV, encoded by the exons ATGTCACATCTGCCCAGCAGCTCAGTCCGCGACCATATGAAATGG gCGGGGCTGCTTGGCTGTGAAGCTGTCCTCTCCAGTATGGCCCTAATGCAAGCCAGCTCCATGGCTGCTCCGCCCAAAAAAATGATGGCTCCACTTGGTCATGCACCACCGCAGCGAGAGGGACCTGACCGTGGTCCCCAGAGCCACATGATCCTCCCATCTGGAATGAGCTGTCCACCCCTG CTTATTCGGAAGGAAGGTGAATTCCAAGCTCCCCGCCTGCTGGACGAGAAGGAGATGAGGGCCAACGAGGacatgcagcagaaaaaaaagaacaggaaatCAGTAACGCCCTGTAAAGTGAGAGAACAAGAGGGAAGGGGTGGGAAG GGCACAGGAGATGAGAATGGTCCATCATCCAAAGTGcagaaaaactttatttgtgATCACTGTTACGGAGCATTTAGGAGTGGATACCACCTGAAGAGACATATCCTCATTCATACAG GGGAGAAGCCGTATGCTTGTGCCGTATGTGACATGAGGTTTATTCAGCGTTACCACCTGGAGAGACACAGCCTCATTCACACGG gggtgAAGCCGTACGCTTGTTCCATGTGTGACATGAGGTTTTTCCAGCGTTACCACCTGGAGAGACACAGACTCACTCATACGG GGGTGAAGCCGTACGCTTGCTCCATGTGTGACATGAGGTTCTTCCAACGTTACCATCTGGCAAGACACAGCCTCACTCATACTG GGGTGAAGCCATACGCTTGCTCCATGTGTGACATGAGATTCTTCCAGCGTTACCATTTGGCAAGACACAGCCTCACTCATACTG GGGTGAAGCCGTATGCTTGTACCATGTGTGACATGAGGTTTATACAGCGTTACCAGCTGGAGAGACACAGTCTCACTCATACAG GGGTGAAGCCGTACGCTTGCACCATGTGTGACAAGAGGTTTTTTCAGCGCTACCACCTGGCGAGACACAGCCTCACTCATATGG GTGTGAAACCTTATGCTTGCACCATGTGTGACATGAAGTTTTTTCAGCGTTACCACCTGGCGAGACACAGCCTCACTCATACGG GTGTGAAACCTTATGCTTGCACCATGTGTGACAAGAGGTTTTTTCAGCGCTACCACCTGGCGAGACACAGCCTCACTCATATGG GTGTGAAACCTTTTGCTTGTACCGTGTGTGACATGAGGTTTGTTCAGCGTTACCACCTGGCGAGACACAGCCTCACTCATACGG GTGTGAAACCTTATGCTTGCACCATGTGTGACAAGAGGTTTTTTCAGCGCTACCACCTGGCGAGACACAGCCTCACTCATATGG GTGTGAAACCTTTTGCTTGTACCATGTGTGACATGAAGTTTGTTCAGCGTTACCACCTGGCGAGACACAGCCTCACTCATACGG gggtgAAGCCGTATGCTTGTTCCATGTGTGACATGAGGTTTATTCAGCGTAACCACCTGGAGAGACACAGCCTCACTCATACGG GAGAGAAGCCATTTGCTTGTGACATGTGTGATATGAGGTTTATCCAGCGCTACCACCTTGAGAGACACAAGCGTGTCCATAGTGGGGAGAAGCCTTACCAGTGTGAACGGTGCCAGCAG aaCTTTTCACGGACAGACAGGCTGTTGCGGCATCGGCGGTTGTGCCAGGGTCGCAGCGTAGCCAAAGTGGAGAACCAGCCGTGCTGCGAACCGCGCCCGTACCCCCAAGAACCCCCACCTGCACCCCCGACCTGGAGTCCCCTGCATCCCCCCCCGGGCCGACTGGCGGTCTGA
- the znf740a gene encoding zinc finger protein 2 homolog isoform X22, giving the protein MSHLPSSSVRDHMKWAGLLGCEAVLSSMALMQASSMAAPPKKMMAPLGHAPPQREGPDRGPQSHMILPSGMSCPPLLIRKEGEFQAPRLLDEKEMRANEDMQQKKKNRKSVTPCKVREQEGRGGKGTGDENGPSSKVQKNFICDHCYGAFRSGYHLKRHILIHTGEKPYACAVCDMRFIQRYHLERHSLIHTGVKPYACSMCDMRFFQRYHLERHRLTHTGVKPYACSMCDMRFFQRYHLARHSLTHTGVKPYACSMCDMRFFQRYHLARHSLTHTGVKPYACSMCDMRFFQRYHLARHTLTHTGVKPYACSMCDMRFFQRYHLARHSLTHTGVKPYACTMCDMRFIQRYQLERHSLTHTGVKPYACTMCDKRFFQRYHLARHSLTHMGVKPYACTMCDMKFFQRYHLARHSLTHTGVKPYACSMCDMRFIQRNHLERHSLTHTGEKPFACDMCDMRFIQRYHLERHKRVHSGEKPYQCERCQQNFSRTDRLLRHRRLCQGRSVAKVENQPCCEPRPYPQEPPPAPPTWSPLHPPPGRLAV; this is encoded by the exons ATGTCACATCTGCCCAGCAGCTCAGTCCGCGACCATATGAAATGG gCGGGGCTGCTTGGCTGTGAAGCTGTCCTCTCCAGTATGGCCCTAATGCAAGCCAGCTCCATGGCTGCTCCGCCCAAAAAAATGATGGCTCCACTTGGTCATGCACCACCGCAGCGAGAGGGACCTGACCGTGGTCCCCAGAGCCACATGATCCTCCCATCTGGAATGAGCTGTCCACCCCTG CTTATTCGGAAGGAAGGTGAATTCCAAGCTCCCCGCCTGCTGGACGAGAAGGAGATGAGGGCCAACGAGGacatgcagcagaaaaaaaagaacaggaaatCAGTAACGCCCTGTAAAGTGAGAGAACAAGAGGGAAGGGGTGGGAAG GGCACAGGAGATGAGAATGGTCCATCATCCAAAGTGcagaaaaactttatttgtgATCACTGTTACGGAGCATTTAGGAGTGGATACCACCTGAAGAGACATATCCTCATTCATACAG GGGAGAAGCCGTATGCTTGTGCCGTATGTGACATGAGGTTTATTCAGCGTTACCACCTGGAGAGACACAGCCTCATTCACACGG gggtgAAGCCGTACGCTTGTTCCATGTGTGACATGAGGTTTTTCCAGCGTTACCACCTGGAGAGACACAGACTCACTCATACGG GGGTGAAGCCGTACGCTTGCTCCATGTGTGACATGAGGTTCTTCCAACGTTACCATCTGGCAAGACACAGCCTCACTCATACTG GGGTGAAGCCATACGCTTGCTCCATGTGTGACATGAGATTTTTCCAACGCTACCACTTGGCAAGACACAGCCTCACTCACACGG gggtGAAGCCATATGCTTGCTCCATGTGTGACATGAGATTTTTCCAGAGATACCACCTGGCAAGACACACTCTCACCCATACGG GGGTGAAGCCATACGCTTGCTCCATGTGTGACATGAGATTCTTCCAGCGTTACCATTTGGCAAGACACAGCCTCACTCATACTG GGGTGAAGCCGTATGCTTGTACCATGTGTGACATGAGGTTTATACAGCGTTACCAGCTGGAGAGACACAGTCTCACTCATACAG GGGTGAAGCCGTACGCTTGCACCATGTGTGACAAGAGGTTTTTTCAGCGCTACCACCTGGCGAGACACAGCCTCACTCATATGG GTGTGAAACCTTATGCTTGCACCATGTGTGACATGAAGTTTTTTCAGCGTTACCACCTGGCGAGACACAGCCTCACTCATACGG gggtgAAGCCGTATGCTTGTTCCATGTGTGACATGAGGTTTATTCAGCGTAACCACCTGGAGAGACACAGCCTCACTCATACGG GAGAGAAGCCATTTGCTTGTGACATGTGTGATATGAGGTTTATCCAGCGCTACCACCTTGAGAGACACAAGCGTGTCCATAGTGGGGAGAAGCCTTACCAGTGTGAACGGTGCCAGCAG aaCTTTTCACGGACAGACAGGCTGTTGCGGCATCGGCGGTTGTGCCAGGGTCGCAGCGTAGCCAAAGTGGAGAACCAGCCGTGCTGCGAACCGCGCCCGTACCCCCAAGAACCCCCACCTGCACCCCCGACCTGGAGTCCCCTGCATCCCCCCCCGGGCCGACTGGCGGTCTGA
- the znf740a gene encoding gastrula zinc finger protein XlCGF57.1 isoform X25, with translation MSHLPSSSVRDHMKWAGLLGCEAVLSSMALMQASSMAAPPKKMMAPLGHAPPQREGPDRGPQSHMILPSGMSCPPLLIRKEGEFQAPRLLDEKEMRANEDMQQKKKNRKSVTPCKVREQEGRGGKGTGDENGPSSKVQKNFICDHCYGAFRSGYHLKRHILIHTGEKPYACAVCDMRFIQRYHLERHSLIHTGVKPYACSMCDMRFFQRYHLERHRLTHTGVKPYACSMCDMRFFQRYHLARHSLTHTGVKPYACSMCDMRFFQRYHLARHSLTHTGVKPYACSMCDMRFFQRYHLARHTLTHTGVKPYACSMCDMRFFQRYHLARHSLTHTGVKPYACTMCDMRFIQRYQLERHSLTHTGVKPYACTMCDKRFFQRYHLARHSLTHMGVKPYACTMCDMKFFQRYHLARHSLTHTGEKPFACDMCDMRFIQRYHLERHKRVHSGEKPYQCERCQQNFSRTDRLLRHRRLCQGRSVAKVENQPCCEPRPYPQEPPPAPPTWSPLHPPPGRLAV, from the exons ATGTCACATCTGCCCAGCAGCTCAGTCCGCGACCATATGAAATGG gCGGGGCTGCTTGGCTGTGAAGCTGTCCTCTCCAGTATGGCCCTAATGCAAGCCAGCTCCATGGCTGCTCCGCCCAAAAAAATGATGGCTCCACTTGGTCATGCACCACCGCAGCGAGAGGGACCTGACCGTGGTCCCCAGAGCCACATGATCCTCCCATCTGGAATGAGCTGTCCACCCCTG CTTATTCGGAAGGAAGGTGAATTCCAAGCTCCCCGCCTGCTGGACGAGAAGGAGATGAGGGCCAACGAGGacatgcagcagaaaaaaaagaacaggaaatCAGTAACGCCCTGTAAAGTGAGAGAACAAGAGGGAAGGGGTGGGAAG GGCACAGGAGATGAGAATGGTCCATCATCCAAAGTGcagaaaaactttatttgtgATCACTGTTACGGAGCATTTAGGAGTGGATACCACCTGAAGAGACATATCCTCATTCATACAG GGGAGAAGCCGTATGCTTGTGCCGTATGTGACATGAGGTTTATTCAGCGTTACCACCTGGAGAGACACAGCCTCATTCACACGG gggtgAAGCCGTACGCTTGTTCCATGTGTGACATGAGGTTTTTCCAGCGTTACCACCTGGAGAGACACAGACTCACTCATACGG GGGTGAAGCCGTACGCTTGCTCCATGTGTGACATGAGGTTCTTCCAACGTTACCATCTGGCAAGACACAGCCTCACTCATACTG GGGTGAAGCCATACGCTTGCTCCATGTGTGACATGAGATTTTTCCAACGCTACCACTTGGCAAGACACAGCCTCACTCACACGG gggtGAAGCCATATGCTTGCTCCATGTGTGACATGAGATTTTTCCAGAGATACCACCTGGCAAGACACACTCTCACCCATACGG GGGTGAAGCCATACGCTTGCTCCATGTGTGACATGAGATTCTTCCAGCGTTACCATTTGGCAAGACACAGCCTCACTCATACTG GGGTGAAGCCGTATGCTTGTACCATGTGTGACATGAGGTTTATACAGCGTTACCAGCTGGAGAGACACAGTCTCACTCATACAG GGGTGAAGCCGTACGCTTGCACCATGTGTGACAAGAGGTTTTTTCAGCGCTACCACCTGGCGAGACACAGCCTCACTCATATGG GTGTGAAACCTTATGCTTGCACCATGTGTGACATGAAGTTTTTTCAGCGTTACCACCTGGCGAGACACAGCCTCACTCATACGG GAGAGAAGCCATTTGCTTGTGACATGTGTGATATGAGGTTTATCCAGCGCTACCACCTTGAGAGACACAAGCGTGTCCATAGTGGGGAGAAGCCTTACCAGTGTGAACGGTGCCAGCAG aaCTTTTCACGGACAGACAGGCTGTTGCGGCATCGGCGGTTGTGCCAGGGTCGCAGCGTAGCCAAAGTGGAGAACCAGCCGTGCTGCGAACCGCGCCCGTACCCCCAAGAACCCCCACCTGCACCCCCGACCTGGAGTCCCCTGCATCCCCCCCCGGGCCGACTGGCGGTCTGA
- the znf740a gene encoding gastrula zinc finger protein XlCGF57.1 isoform X2: protein MSHLPSSSVRDHMKWAGLLGCEAVLSSMALMQASSMAAPPKKMMAPLGHAPPQREGPDRGPQSHMILPSGMSCPPLLIRKEGEFQAPRLLDEKEMRANEDMQQKKKNRKSVTPCKGTGDENGPSSKVQKNFICDHCYGAFRSGYHLKRHILIHTGEKPYACAVCDMRFIQRYHLERHSLIHTGVKPYACSMCDMRFFQRYHLERHRLTHTGVKPYACSMCDMRFFQRYHLARHSLTHTGVKPYACSMCDMRFFQRYHLARHSLTHTGVKPYACSMCDMRFFQRYHLARHTLTHTGVKPYACSMCDMRFFQRYHLARHSLTHTGVKPYACTMCDMRFIQRYQLERHSLTHTGVKPYACTMCDKRFFQRYHLARHSLTHMGVKPYACTMCDMKFFQRYHLARHSLTHTGVKPYACTMCDKRFFQRYHLARHSLTHMGVKPFACTVCDMRFVQRYHLARHSLTHTGVKPYACTMCDKRFFQRYHLARHSLTHMGVKPFACTMCDMKFVQRYHLARHSLTHTGVKPYACSMCDMRFIQRNHLERHSLTHTGEKPFACDMCDMRFIQRYHLERHKRVHSGEKPYQCERCQQNFSRTDRLLRHRRLCQGRSVAKVENQPCCEPRPYPQEPPPAPPTWSPLHPPPGRLAV, encoded by the exons ATGTCACATCTGCCCAGCAGCTCAGTCCGCGACCATATGAAATGG gCGGGGCTGCTTGGCTGTGAAGCTGTCCTCTCCAGTATGGCCCTAATGCAAGCCAGCTCCATGGCTGCTCCGCCCAAAAAAATGATGGCTCCACTTGGTCATGCACCACCGCAGCGAGAGGGACCTGACCGTGGTCCCCAGAGCCACATGATCCTCCCATCTGGAATGAGCTGTCCACCCCTG CTTATTCGGAAGGAAGGTGAATTCCAAGCTCCCCGCCTGCTGGACGAGAAGGAGATGAGGGCCAACGAGGacatgcagcagaaaaaaaagaacaggaaatCAGTAACGCCCTGTAAA GGCACAGGAGATGAGAATGGTCCATCATCCAAAGTGcagaaaaactttatttgtgATCACTGTTACGGAGCATTTAGGAGTGGATACCACCTGAAGAGACATATCCTCATTCATACAG GGGAGAAGCCGTATGCTTGTGCCGTATGTGACATGAGGTTTATTCAGCGTTACCACCTGGAGAGACACAGCCTCATTCACACGG gggtgAAGCCGTACGCTTGTTCCATGTGTGACATGAGGTTTTTCCAGCGTTACCACCTGGAGAGACACAGACTCACTCATACGG GGGTGAAGCCGTACGCTTGCTCCATGTGTGACATGAGGTTCTTCCAACGTTACCATCTGGCAAGACACAGCCTCACTCATACTG GGGTGAAGCCATACGCTTGCTCCATGTGTGACATGAGATTTTTCCAACGCTACCACTTGGCAAGACACAGCCTCACTCACACGG gggtGAAGCCATATGCTTGCTCCATGTGTGACATGAGATTTTTCCAGAGATACCACCTGGCAAGACACACTCTCACCCATACGG GGGTGAAGCCATACGCTTGCTCCATGTGTGACATGAGATTCTTCCAGCGTTACCATTTGGCAAGACACAGCCTCACTCATACTG GGGTGAAGCCGTATGCTTGTACCATGTGTGACATGAGGTTTATACAGCGTTACCAGCTGGAGAGACACAGTCTCACTCATACAG GGGTGAAGCCGTACGCTTGCACCATGTGTGACAAGAGGTTTTTTCAGCGCTACCACCTGGCGAGACACAGCCTCACTCATATGG GTGTGAAACCTTATGCTTGCACCATGTGTGACATGAAGTTTTTTCAGCGTTACCACCTGGCGAGACACAGCCTCACTCATACGG GTGTGAAACCTTATGCTTGCACCATGTGTGACAAGAGGTTTTTTCAGCGCTACCACCTGGCGAGACACAGCCTCACTCATATGG GTGTGAAACCTTTTGCTTGTACCGTGTGTGACATGAGGTTTGTTCAGCGTTACCACCTGGCGAGACACAGCCTCACTCATACGG GTGTGAAACCTTATGCTTGCACCATGTGTGACAAGAGGTTTTTTCAGCGCTACCACCTGGCGAGACACAGCCTCACTCATATGG GTGTGAAACCTTTTGCTTGTACCATGTGTGACATGAAGTTTGTTCAGCGTTACCACCTGGCGAGACACAGCCTCACTCATACGG gggtgAAGCCGTATGCTTGTTCCATGTGTGACATGAGGTTTATTCAGCGTAACCACCTGGAGAGACACAGCCTCACTCATACGG GAGAGAAGCCATTTGCTTGTGACATGTGTGATATGAGGTTTATCCAGCGCTACCACCTTGAGAGACACAAGCGTGTCCATAGTGGGGAGAAGCCTTACCAGTGTGAACGGTGCCAGCAG aaCTTTTCACGGACAGACAGGCTGTTGCGGCATCGGCGGTTGTGCCAGGGTCGCAGCGTAGCCAAAGTGGAGAACCAGCCGTGCTGCGAACCGCGCCCGTACCCCCAAGAACCCCCACCTGCACCCCCGACCTGGAGTCCCCTGCATCCCCCCCCGGGCCGACTGGCGGTCTGA